A window of the Pseudoalteromonas sp. A25 genome harbors these coding sequences:
- a CDS encoding glyceraldehyde-3-phosphate dehydrogenase: MTLSHEQEYQNSWQERQDYAENMQPIIGRLYRNSGIEIAVYGRPLVNTSTIDVIKAHKTVARFEERKLRLRESFPFLEAISKMDLAPARIDLGKLAYGYIYKNAGEGRSIEEYLNAELGELLNKGGEQKPRDVVLYGFGRIGRLLARLLIERGGSHADLRLRAIVVRGGRDGDLEKRASLLRRDSIHGPFNGSITVDHEKSAIKANGNYIQVIYSNSPDEVDYTKYGIEDALIVDNTGIWKDEDGLGLHLKSTGAAKVLLTAPAKGDIKNVVYGVNNQDIQSEDKIVSAASCTTNAITPVLKAINDKFGIKNGHVETVHSYTNDQNLIDNYHKAERRGRSAALNMVITSTGAAKAVAKALPELAGKLTGNAIRVPTPNVSMAIINLNLDTATDREELNEFLRDTSLYSDLRDQIDYTASTEIVSTDLVGSRYAGVVDSQATIVDGDRVVLYVWYDNEFGYSCQVVRVMRDMAEVSFPSLPR, translated from the coding sequence ATGACCTTATCTCACGAGCAAGAATATCAAAATAGCTGGCAAGAGCGCCAAGATTACGCAGAAAATATGCAACCAATTATTGGTCGTTTATACCGTAACTCAGGAATTGAAATTGCTGTTTATGGTCGCCCATTGGTTAATACCAGTACAATTGATGTGATTAAAGCACACAAAACAGTGGCGCGTTTTGAAGAGCGCAAGTTGCGCTTGCGTGAAAGCTTCCCTTTTTTAGAAGCTATCAGCAAAATGGATTTGGCACCGGCACGCATTGACCTTGGTAAGTTAGCTTACGGTTATATCTATAAAAATGCGGGCGAAGGTCGCTCTATTGAAGAATATTTAAACGCAGAGTTAGGTGAGCTACTTAATAAAGGTGGTGAGCAAAAACCGCGTGATGTTGTACTTTATGGTTTTGGCCGTATCGGTCGTTTATTGGCGCGCTTACTGATTGAACGTGGCGGCTCTCACGCTGATTTACGCTTACGTGCTATCGTAGTACGCGGTGGCCGTGATGGCGACTTAGAAAAGCGCGCAAGCTTACTTCGCCGTGATTCAATTCATGGCCCATTCAATGGTTCAATTACGGTTGATCACGAAAAGAGTGCGATTAAAGCCAACGGTAACTACATTCAAGTAATTTACTCGAACTCACCAGATGAAGTAGATTATACAAAATATGGTATTGAAGATGCATTAATTGTTGATAATACTGGTATTTGGAAAGATGAAGATGGTCTTGGCCTGCACCTTAAATCAACAGGTGCTGCAAAGGTACTATTAACTGCCCCTGCTAAAGGCGATATCAAAAACGTTGTTTATGGCGTAAACAACCAAGATATCCAGAGCGAAGATAAGATTGTTTCTGCAGCAAGCTGCACAACTAACGCAATCACGCCTGTATTAAAAGCTATTAACGATAAGTTTGGTATTAAGAATGGTCACGTAGAAACCGTTCACTCTTACACCAATGATCAAAATTTAATCGACAACTATCATAAAGCAGAGCGCCGTGGTCGCAGTGCTGCCCTTAACATGGTTATTACTTCAACGGGTGCTGCTAAAGCGGTTGCTAAGGCACTTCCTGAGCTTGCAGGTAAATTAACGGGTAACGCAATTCGCGTTCCAACGCCTAATGTCTCAATGGCTATTATCAACTTGAACTTAGATACAGCCACAGATCGTGAAGAGCTTAATGAGTTTTTGCGTGATACATCATTGTACTCAGACTTACGAGATCAAATCGACTACACTGCGTCAACAGAAATCGTATCAACAGACTTAGTTGGTAGCCGCTATGCGGGTGTTGTTGATTCGCAAGCAACTATTGTTGATGGCGATCGTGTTGTGCTTTATGTTTGGTACGATAATGAGTTTGGTTACAGCTGCCAAGTAGTGCGTGTAATGCGTGATATGGCTGAAGTATCGTTCCCAAGCTTGCCTCGCTAA
- a CDS encoding M14 family metallopeptidase yields the protein MKISSNFDSGNIKVVSISEPLDIQLEINKDNESDFFQWFHFRLESTPFLSHKMHINGLDKSAYPEGWDDYHAVASYDRQTWFRVPSRFENGSLVIDFEPEYAHTYFAYFTPYSYERHLDLLYWAQSHDVCEIETLGETLDGRDISVLTIGEPSDDKKHIWITARQHPGETMAEWFVEGLLHKLLDDEDPHSAALLAKAVFHVVPNMNPDGSVRGHLRTNAAGINLNREWQTPSLEKSPEVFHVFNKMRETGLDMYLDIHGDEALPYNFVAGGEGNPSYDERIKGLEDDFKAALLTITPEFQDEFGYDKDAPGEANLTVASNAVGETFKALAYTVEMPFKDNANLPDPYYGWSDRRSYQFGQDTLAAIVSVVDKLR from the coding sequence ATGAAGATCTCCAGTAATTTTGATAGTGGTAATATTAAAGTCGTGTCAATTAGTGAACCACTTGATATCCAACTAGAAATTAATAAAGACAACGAATCAGATTTTTTTCAGTGGTTTCACTTTCGCCTAGAAAGTACGCCATTTTTATCACATAAAATGCACATTAATGGGTTAGATAAATCTGCCTATCCAGAAGGGTGGGATGATTATCATGCCGTTGCTTCATATGACCGCCAAACCTGGTTTCGAGTACCGAGCCGGTTCGAAAATGGCAGTTTAGTCATTGATTTTGAACCTGAATATGCTCACACCTATTTCGCCTACTTTACACCGTACAGTTATGAACGCCATTTGGATTTGCTATATTGGGCACAAAGTCATGATGTATGTGAAATCGAAACGTTGGGCGAAACTTTGGATGGGCGCGATATTAGCGTGCTAACAATCGGTGAGCCGAGTGATGATAAAAAACATATCTGGATAACTGCACGCCAACACCCAGGCGAAACAATGGCAGAATGGTTTGTTGAAGGCTTACTTCATAAATTACTGGATGACGAAGACCCACATAGCGCAGCACTGTTAGCTAAAGCAGTTTTCCATGTGGTGCCAAATATGAATCCAGATGGCAGTGTTCGAGGACATTTACGCACCAACGCTGCTGGTATTAACTTAAACCGAGAGTGGCAAACACCTAGTTTAGAAAAATCTCCTGAGGTGTTTCATGTATTTAATAAAATGCGTGAAACTGGCCTAGATATGTATTTAGATATTCATGGTGATGAAGCACTTCCATATAACTTTGTTGCAGGTGGAGAAGGTAACCCAAGTTATGATGAGCGAATTAAAGGCTTAGAAGATGACTTTAAGGCGGCTTTATTAACCATCACACCAGAGTTTCAAGATGAATTTGGGTATGATAAAGATGCACCTGGGGAAGCAAACCTAACTGTTGCATCTAACGCCGTAGGTGAGACATTTAAAGCGTTAGCTTACACGGTAGAAATGCCGTTTAAAGATAATGCGAACTTGCCTGATCCGTATTATGGCTGGTCAGACCGACGCTCTTACCAGTTTGGACAAGATACACTAGCTGCTATTGTTAGTGTGGTTGATAAGTTAAGATAA
- a CDS encoding alanine/glycine:cation symporter family protein — MDAFGQFLDFLDSILGGSAWFPYVLLGVGLFFTIYLKFPQVRYFKHACKVVTGKFDKKGYEGDTTHFQALATALSGTVGTGNIGGVALAISIGGPAALFWMWMTAFFGMTTKFVEVTLSHKYRVKTDDGTMAGGPMYYMDRRLNMKWLAILFAIATVISSFGTGSLPQINNIAQGMEATFGIEPWHTGGVLSVLLALVILGGIKRIAAITSRIVPLMAAVYIVGALAVILYNIENIGPSFAAVFTNAMSGSAAAGGFLGASFAYAFNRGVNRGLFSNEAGQGSAPIAHASAKADEPVSEGMVSILEPFIDTIIICTLTGLVILSSGVWSEKFDTQFERSSMTIIQGQYSEDNEQQRQALYQYLNGGKEHSVELYNGSIEVAKGRALDNDFTILHSRSIGEDIRFGITERHVYTGTVEVTNGKLVDESISVRGKSLVHSAELTTKAFTRGFFGDNGQYIVSIGLLMFAFSTAIAWSYYGDRAMIYLLGSRSVMPYRVFYVAGFFWASFADTTLVWKLAAVAIVVMTLPNLFGIFLLRKEMKESVDDYWKKFNSEHGNKELSTNKGDDKNSMRVNESN; from the coding sequence GTGGATGCATTCGGACAGTTTCTAGATTTTCTAGACAGCATTTTAGGGGGTTCCGCTTGGTTCCCATATGTATTACTAGGGGTGGGGTTATTTTTCACGATATACCTTAAATTCCCTCAAGTTAGATATTTCAAACATGCGTGTAAAGTCGTTACCGGTAAGTTTGATAAAAAAGGCTATGAAGGAGACACGACTCACTTTCAAGCTTTAGCTACTGCGCTGTCGGGTACAGTGGGCACTGGTAATATTGGTGGCGTGGCTTTGGCTATATCTATTGGTGGTCCTGCAGCATTATTTTGGATGTGGATGACTGCGTTTTTTGGTATGACCACTAAGTTCGTAGAAGTGACATTGTCGCATAAATATCGTGTAAAAACAGATGACGGCACAATGGCGGGTGGACCAATGTATTACATGGATCGTCGCCTAAATATGAAATGGCTTGCCATCTTGTTTGCTATAGCAACCGTGATCAGCTCATTTGGTACGGGTAGTTTGCCGCAAATAAATAACATTGCACAAGGTATGGAAGCGACATTTGGCATTGAGCCTTGGCATACTGGTGGTGTGCTATCAGTGCTATTAGCTTTGGTTATTTTGGGTGGCATTAAACGTATTGCTGCCATTACATCTCGTATTGTGCCACTGATGGCGGCTGTGTATATCGTTGGTGCACTAGCTGTTATCTTGTACAACATTGAAAATATTGGTCCATCATTTGCGGCTGTGTTTACCAATGCTATGAGTGGCTCAGCTGCAGCTGGTGGGTTCTTAGGTGCGTCATTTGCGTACGCATTTAACCGAGGTGTAAACAGAGGCCTATTCTCGAATGAAGCGGGTCAAGGTTCTGCACCGATTGCGCACGCTTCTGCAAAAGCTGACGAGCCAGTGTCAGAAGGGATGGTTTCTATCCTTGAACCTTTTATCGATACTATCATCATCTGTACACTAACTGGTTTAGTGATTTTATCTTCAGGGGTATGGTCAGAAAAGTTTGATACCCAGTTTGAACGTTCATCTATGACTATTATTCAAGGTCAGTATAGTGAAGACAACGAGCAGCAAAGACAGGCGTTGTATCAATACCTTAATGGCGGCAAGGAGCATTCAGTAGAGTTATATAACGGCAGTATTGAAGTTGCAAAAGGTAGAGCACTTGATAATGACTTTACGATCCTTCACTCTCGCTCTATTGGCGAGGATATCCGCTTTGGTATTACTGAGCGCCATGTTTATACTGGCACAGTAGAAGTAACAAACGGTAAGTTGGTTGATGAGAGTATCAGTGTTCGAGGTAAATCGCTGGTTCATTCGGCTGAGCTAACCACCAAAGCCTTTACGCGAGGGTTTTTCGGTGACAACGGCCAATACATTGTATCAATCGGTTTGTTGATGTTTGCATTTTCAACTGCGATTGCATGGTCATATTATGGTGACCGAGCGATGATTTATCTGTTAGGCAGTCGTTCAGTAATGCCGTATCGCGTTTTTTATGTAGCAGGCTTCTTTTGGGCGTCTTTTGCAGATACCACCTTAGTCTGGAAATTAGCAGCGGTCGCGATCGTGGTTATGACGCTACCAAACCTATTCGGTATATTCTTACTACGAAAAGAAATGAAAGAATCTGTAGATGATTACTGGAAAAAATTTAATAGTGAACATGGCAATAAAGAGCTGAGTACCAACAAAGGTGACGATAAAAACAGCATGCGTGTAAACGAGTCGAATTGA
- a CDS encoding YeaC family protein, with protein MNIDNLVNSITPEVFERLQYGASTGKWPDGTALSEAQKAQTLQLVMLYQSKVAKSDEQFTINERGEMVQKSKRELQQEFKSQNEIARFSENDL; from the coding sequence ATGAATATAGATAATTTGGTCAATAGCATTACACCAGAGGTGTTTGAGCGTTTGCAATATGGGGCCTCTACTGGTAAATGGCCTGATGGTACAGCACTGAGTGAAGCTCAAAAAGCGCAGACGTTGCAACTAGTCATGTTATATCAGTCTAAGGTCGCTAAAAGTGACGAGCAATTTACGATTAATGAGCGTGGAGAAATGGTTCAAAAGTCCAAACGCGAGTTACAACAAGAATTTAAATCTCAAAACGAAATAGCTAGGTTCAGCGAAAATGATCTTTAA
- a CDS encoding DUF349 domain-containing protein: MIFKHLFTPKWKHPKTAVRLAAVDKLDSGKDAEALHVLALQDSSAEIRKKALHKVNDLVLWWQAYKQDQNLKELAEQQITSAVLNKSDALAEDIRSEYIDKHASAKLLEKLAFSEKDIQVRVKLLKRLANAKLIERAFKEGDEPMQLALLPLIEQYQLDKPVLKSAVGSALSQIENRLEQQRLAKEMPKQVQQQTKMVLAKLNALREKTDYRLVDEHSKELLLEWQKIELKWLCEEEIQLIDEKFARINQKLTTHLEKLQSDFETHQAKVQAKQAKETAVAHFHLAMGDLEQQLADAVVALDDAKNQHIAAQLTDLNQQMVGSEFSTSPEFVSLQNQVSRLQRQLDQLPELISANEAMQQALTSLEQVPATSELALLDDTLVKQKAAYDLCKSLLRQLPQNLHQQASNRLNELSKQFKKDMAPLLEEQQSHLKQARRKGKDVQRLIEQGRFNVAFGVFNGFLEHYEKLTESNQQQLEKLHTSLNEALTEVRDWQKYAATPKRAELLAQLDEKLAETDVDPKQRAKDVKLLRVRWNELGRIDTEEEKSQAAQFDEKIERLFAPCREFFAQQEQQREQAKQAREQIIAQMKTLAAEDTQAGDFDWRQFEGQFNRLLKQWRSSGSVDGAVYKALNAEYKTHYNGVNERLKSYHKSNAELKQQLVDQAQQQLESDDLAQACEQLKALQKQWQSIGFAGSKQEHTLWQNFRAHNDAVFAKRSEQFELQKQQESEQETEQQAQLDALASRLNNDLSASQLEQLANEVSALQLLPSMKKLQTGLADKIAQHQQKLVAKKDQQKYDDLIDALEQGTEVAQQWLQAGETSELNAQQLLLRLEILADIDTPEPFKSQRMVEQVALLDAKLQGEQVSFEQCLTEYLRACSGEIDSDRLLRVLKR, from the coding sequence ATGATCTTTAAACACCTATTTACTCCTAAATGGAAGCACCCTAAAACGGCAGTACGCCTAGCGGCAGTTGATAAACTTGATAGCGGCAAAGATGCAGAGGCCTTACACGTGTTGGCGCTGCAAGACAGCTCAGCGGAGATCCGCAAAAAAGCACTGCATAAAGTTAATGACTTGGTACTATGGTGGCAAGCGTATAAACAAGATCAAAATTTAAAAGAGCTCGCTGAACAGCAGATAACAAGTGCGGTACTTAACAAGAGTGATGCGTTAGCAGAGGATATCCGCAGCGAATATATCGATAAGCATGCATCAGCAAAGTTGTTAGAAAAGCTCGCATTCTCAGAAAAAGACATTCAAGTTAGGGTGAAGCTACTTAAACGTTTAGCGAATGCAAAATTAATAGAGCGAGCGTTTAAAGAAGGTGATGAGCCGATGCAGCTTGCACTATTACCTCTGATTGAGCAATATCAACTAGACAAGCCTGTACTTAAAAGTGCTGTGGGCAGTGCGCTTAGCCAAATTGAAAATCGACTCGAGCAGCAACGACTGGCAAAAGAGATGCCTAAGCAAGTTCAGCAGCAGACGAAAATGGTGCTAGCGAAACTTAATGCGCTAAGAGAGAAAACGGATTATCGGTTGGTTGATGAGCACTCAAAAGAGCTGTTGCTAGAGTGGCAAAAAATTGAATTAAAATGGCTATGTGAAGAAGAAATTCAGCTTATTGATGAGAAATTTGCACGCATTAATCAAAAGCTAACTACGCATTTAGAAAAACTGCAAAGTGATTTTGAAACGCACCAAGCAAAAGTACAAGCCAAACAAGCAAAAGAAACTGCCGTTGCACATTTTCACTTGGCTATGGGCGATTTAGAACAGCAGCTTGCAGATGCGGTTGTAGCTTTAGATGACGCTAAAAATCAACATATAGCAGCACAACTTACTGATTTAAATCAGCAGATGGTAGGCAGCGAATTTAGCACCTCACCAGAGTTTGTTTCGCTGCAAAACCAAGTATCACGGTTACAACGACAACTGGACCAGCTGCCAGAGCTTATCAGCGCCAATGAAGCAATGCAGCAGGCTTTAACGTCACTGGAGCAAGTGCCTGCAACCTCAGAACTGGCACTGCTAGATGACACTTTAGTTAAGCAAAAGGCAGCTTATGATCTGTGTAAATCCTTGTTGCGACAGCTACCTCAAAATTTACATCAACAAGCGTCAAACCGTTTAAATGAACTCAGCAAGCAATTTAAAAAAGACATGGCGCCTTTACTTGAAGAGCAGCAAAGTCATCTTAAGCAGGCAAGGCGCAAAGGAAAAGACGTACAAAGGTTGATTGAACAAGGTCGCTTTAATGTAGCTTTTGGTGTGTTTAATGGCTTTTTAGAGCATTATGAAAAGCTTACGGAAAGTAATCAGCAACAGTTAGAAAAACTTCACACCAGCTTAAACGAAGCGCTAACAGAAGTTCGAGACTGGCAAAAATATGCGGCAACGCCAAAGCGTGCAGAACTATTGGCTCAGCTTGATGAAAAACTTGCTGAGACAGACGTTGACCCTAAACAGCGCGCTAAAGATGTGAAACTGCTGCGCGTTCGTTGGAACGAATTAGGGCGTATCGACACGGAGGAAGAAAAATCGCAAGCGGCGCAATTTGATGAAAAAATTGAGCGTTTGTTTGCACCGTGCCGCGAGTTTTTTGCCCAGCAAGAGCAGCAACGTGAACAAGCAAAACAAGCTAGAGAGCAAATTATTGCGCAAATGAAAACACTTGCTGCAGAGGATACACAAGCCGGGGATTTTGATTGGCGCCAGTTTGAAGGCCAATTTAATCGACTCTTAAAACAATGGCGCTCATCGGGCAGTGTTGATGGGGCCGTTTATAAAGCACTGAATGCTGAGTATAAAACGCATTACAATGGTGTTAATGAGCGATTGAAGTCTTACCATAAGAGCAATGCAGAGCTAAAGCAACAGTTAGTAGACCAAGCTCAGCAGCAGCTTGAGTCTGATGATTTAGCACAGGCGTGTGAGCAGCTTAAAGCCTTACAAAAGCAATGGCAGAGCATTGGCTTTGCTGGCTCTAAACAAGAGCACACCCTTTGGCAAAACTTTAGGGCGCATAACGATGCTGTTTTTGCCAAGCGTAGTGAACAATTTGAACTACAAAAGCAGCAAGAATCTGAGCAAGAGACAGAGCAACAAGCACAATTGGATGCGTTGGCTTCAAGGCTAAATAATGATTTATCAGCATCACAACTAGAGCAGCTAGCCAACGAAGTGTCTGCGCTGCAATTATTACCTAGTATGAAAAAGTTACAAACAGGGTTGGCTGATAAAATTGCTCAACATCAGCAAAAGCTTGTCGCTAAAAAAGATCAGCAAAAATATGATGATTTAATTGACGCGTTAGAGCAGGGTACTGAGGTAGCGCAGCAGTGGTTACAAGCTGGTGAGACGAGTGAGTTGAATGCTCAGCAGTTACTATTACGCCTTGAAATTCTCGCTGATATCGACACCCCAGAGCCATTTAAATCGCAACGAATGGTTGAGCAAGTGGCTTTGTTAGATGCAAAACTACAAGGTGAACAAGTGAGTTTTGAGCAGTGCTTAACAGAATATTTGCGCGCTTGTAGCGGTGAAATTGACAGCGATAGATTGCTCAGAGTTTTAAAAAGATAA
- a CDS encoding TonB-dependent receptor, which produces MNNNNLLRKSMISTAVFSSLYLLPTAAMADTSTIKQDSLEVITVTSRKKVESILEIPMSVSAVSAAEMSNRNYLDASDIYRTLAGAAAPRNQLILRGLSGGSDTTPDTTATFTDDIPYEFTNLADVERIEILRGPQGTLYGSNAIGGTIRVITNKPRLDEFELFGTMQGAAEKDVDGFDSSMSLGVNIPLLSNTLAMRINGNITNDMRPMVNKATGQQSEKKTSFIRTQLLWQPQDGTTINFAYVRDERNPQGETLGDTSKPGGYYSLNYKDDPSAKYGYEVSHQWNDCDPNWGRVRCVQGSEFVTGAVDKYSIYETFDFWEEEQFDLFSVAINVDNIADIASLSYTGSYREYETHSLNDWSRLDAADMFKTWIVNHDEYDRTTHELRLQNLDLNSPLNWTVGFFYDKTTEPNTPDYQWQYLELGEQVSAAAQYWWGVDARQMGIDKFGDPAKIWNLRRYSTWEEEQALFADISYTFQTQDLGEFELNAGLRRFDLEDYSHTETEGVWSERVSLTQGQEDGNRYKFSASWRPEKHYSVYALYSEGYRPGGNNGPLAQACVDDPKAGNRKDRYTSDSIDNYELGVKASLFDGRFSFSSAVYHIDWTNIKTSIYMNTCGFSYTANAGAAQSRGLEFESKANLTDDLSLIFNASYTKSELTEDNASIQGKKGDEMTLVPKYNAYVALDKEFEFNGRPAFIRADMSAYGKYQTHFDTKDGDRVPGYEVFNLSARYEVNDNVKISVHLNNVFNNDAIKYQNERSRNDSATAQKYIEFLPGRTLAVRLDYIFF; this is translated from the coding sequence ATGAATAATAATAACTTGCTGAGAAAAAGCATGATCAGTACCGCCGTTTTCAGCTCTCTTTATTTATTACCTACTGCAGCAATGGCTGATACAAGTACCATAAAACAAGATAGTTTAGAGGTAATAACGGTTACTTCTCGTAAAAAAGTAGAATCAATACTCGAAATACCCATGAGTGTTTCAGCGGTGTCGGCTGCTGAAATGAGTAACCGAAACTATTTAGATGCAAGCGATATTTATCGCACACTTGCCGGTGCTGCTGCCCCTAGAAACCAGCTTATTCTGCGTGGCCTAAGTGGAGGTAGCGATACCACCCCCGATACAACCGCCACTTTTACTGATGATATCCCCTATGAATTTACCAACTTAGCAGACGTTGAGCGCATAGAGATCCTGCGCGGTCCTCAAGGTACTTTATATGGCTCAAATGCCATTGGCGGCACCATACGTGTTATTACCAATAAACCTCGCCTAGATGAGTTCGAGCTATTTGGCACTATGCAAGGTGCAGCAGAAAAAGACGTTGATGGATTTGATAGTAGCATGTCTTTAGGTGTTAATATTCCACTGCTCTCTAACACCCTAGCTATGCGTATTAATGGTAACATTACCAATGATATGCGCCCTATGGTCAACAAAGCCACTGGGCAACAAAGCGAGAAAAAAACCAGCTTCATCCGTACCCAATTGTTGTGGCAGCCACAAGATGGTACCACCATTAACTTTGCGTACGTGAGAGACGAGCGAAACCCACAAGGCGAGACACTAGGCGACACCTCAAAGCCTGGGGGTTATTACAGCCTAAACTATAAAGATGACCCCAGTGCAAAATATGGTTACGAGGTATCACATCAATGGAACGACTGCGATCCTAATTGGGGGCGCGTGCGTTGTGTGCAAGGCAGTGAATTTGTAACCGGAGCAGTTGATAAATATTCTATTTACGAAACCTTCGACTTCTGGGAAGAAGAGCAGTTCGACTTATTTTCTGTTGCTATTAACGTTGATAATATCGCAGATATAGCATCGTTATCTTACACTGGCTCCTATCGAGAATATGAAACTCACTCTCTTAATGATTGGTCACGTCTGGATGCAGCAGACATGTTCAAAACGTGGATCGTCAATCATGATGAATACGATAGAACGACCCATGAGCTGAGATTACAAAACCTAGATTTAAACAGCCCACTAAATTGGACTGTTGGATTTTTCTATGACAAAACGACAGAGCCAAATACACCCGATTATCAGTGGCAGTATCTAGAACTGGGCGAGCAAGTATCTGCCGCAGCACAGTATTGGTGGGGTGTTGATGCACGCCAAATGGGCATTGATAAGTTTGGCGACCCCGCTAAAATTTGGAACCTGCGCCGTTACAGTACTTGGGAAGAAGAGCAAGCACTTTTTGCAGACATCAGTTACACGTTTCAAACACAAGATTTGGGTGAATTTGAGCTAAATGCTGGGCTACGTCGTTTTGATTTAGAAGATTATAGCCACACCGAAACAGAAGGTGTGTGGTCTGAGCGCGTATCGTTAACTCAAGGTCAAGAAGATGGCAACCGCTATAAGTTTAGCGCGTCTTGGCGACCAGAAAAGCATTACTCAGTGTATGCACTTTATTCAGAAGGCTACCGCCCGGGTGGTAACAATGGTCCGCTCGCGCAAGCATGTGTGGACGATCCTAAGGCTGGCAATCGCAAAGACAGATACACATCCGATTCTATCGACAACTATGAACTAGGTGTTAAGGCATCTTTATTTGACGGTCGCTTTAGCTTTAGCTCAGCGGTTTATCATATTGACTGGACAAATATTAAAACCAGCATTTATATGAATACTTGTGGCTTTAGTTACACAGCGAATGCAGGAGCTGCGCAATCTCGTGGCCTTGAGTTTGAGTCAAAAGCAAACTTAACGGATGACCTATCGCTTATTTTTAATGCTTCTTATACTAAGTCAGAACTTACCGAAGATAATGCGTCAATTCAGGGGAAAAAAGGCGATGAGATGACTTTGGTACCTAAATACAATGCCTATGTTGCGTTAGACAAAGAGTTTGAGTTCAACGGACGCCCGGCGTTTATTCGCGCCGATATGAGTGCTTATGGTAAATATCAAACTCACTTTGATACTAAAGATGGCGACCGAGTGCCGGGCTATGAAGTGTTTAACCTTTCTGCTCGTTATGAGGTAAATGACAACGTAAAAATAAGCGTGCATTTAAACAACGTTTTTAATAATGATGCAATTAAATACCAAAACGAGAGAAGCCGAAACGACAGTGCGACAGCTCAAAAATATATCGAGTTTTTGCCAGGTAGAACTTTAGCAGTACGTTTAGATTATATTTTCTTCTAA
- a CDS encoding organic hydroperoxide resistance protein, giving the protein MNQLQSIAYSAHATATGGREGTAKSNDGRLDVKLSTPKGLGGDDGQGTNPEQLFAAGYAACFIGALKFVAGQNKQSLPTDTTIDSQVDIGPIEGGFGIAVKLAVSIPNMSKEDAQQLVDKAHQVCPYSNATRGNITIELAVK; this is encoded by the coding sequence TTGAATCAATTACAATCTATCGCTTACTCAGCACATGCAACCGCAACTGGCGGTCGTGAAGGCACCGCTAAATCAAATGATGGTCGTTTAGATGTTAAGCTTTCAACGCCAAAAGGCTTAGGTGGTGACGATGGCCAAGGGACTAACCCTGAGCAATTATTTGCAGCAGGCTATGCCGCTTGCTTTATTGGTGCGCTTAAATTTGTGGCAGGCCAAAATAAACAATCACTACCCACCGATACAACCATTGACTCACAAGTCGATATTGGCCCTATCGAAGGTGGATTTGGTATTGCGGTAAAACTGGCTGTATCTATACCCAATATGAGCAAAGAAGATGCACAACAGCTTGTCGATAAAGCGCATCAGGTATGCCCTTACTCAAACGCAACTCGTGGCAATATTACCATCGAGCTAGCAGTAAAATAA
- a CDS encoding MarR family winged helix-turn-helix transcriptional regulator: MIEEQLKLENQLCHRLYMASNSVVRSYRPLLEAIDLTYPQYVVMMAMWEHKKLTIAQLLEKTAIDGGAMTLILKKMVAKSLLDIVKDKDDKRKKWVKLTAEGDALRAKAMNIPSQIRCSYERVTAEEFKMLTQLLDKLLDQ; the protein is encoded by the coding sequence ATGATTGAAGAGCAGTTAAAACTAGAAAACCAACTATGTCACAGGCTTTATATGGCTTCGAATAGTGTTGTGCGAAGTTACCGGCCCTTGTTAGAGGCTATCGACCTCACTTATCCGCAGTATGTCGTCATGATGGCGATGTGGGAGCACAAAAAGCTAACGATTGCGCAGTTACTTGAAAAAACCGCCATAGATGGCGGGGCAATGACCTTGATTTTGAAAAAAATGGTGGCCAAATCTCTACTAGATATCGTGAAAGATAAAGACGATAAGCGTAAAAAATGGGTAAAGTTGACAGCAGAAGGAGACGCTTTGCGCGCCAAAGCGATGAACATTCCAAGCCAAATTCGTTGTAGTTATGAGCGCGTGACGGCAGAAGAATTTAAGATGCTCACCCAGTTGTTAGATAAATTGTTAGACCAATGA